The following coding sequences are from one Polynucleobacter sp. JS-JIR-II-50 window:
- a CDS encoding DUF2461 domain-containing protein has protein sequence MSEFIGFSPKAFKFLEELTNNQTRIWFSEHRSEYEEFVREPMKHFTDVLSESLAKKDVPLWGDPKKSLFRINRDARFSKAKHPYNMHASGLFTRTGDKHSPGVLYFRLDPLGSRCAAGYLQPEAHNLKKLRQGILDSPKAWISLEKSLKRKGYELDYSNTLARIPRGFNDVPPEVERAIKLKGWIIRKQLPRSTICSKELIKEVTGFAKDMLPLLSFGWHALAKFSD, from the coding sequence ATGAGTGAATTTATTGGATTTAGTCCGAAAGCTTTCAAATTTCTAGAAGAGCTTACCAACAATCAAACTAGAATTTGGTTTTCTGAGCATCGCTCGGAATATGAAGAGTTTGTGCGCGAACCCATGAAGCACTTTACAGATGTCTTGTCTGAGAGTCTCGCTAAAAAAGATGTGCCCTTGTGGGGTGATCCTAAAAAATCTCTCTTTAGAATTAATCGAGATGCTCGGTTTTCAAAAGCAAAGCATCCTTACAACATGCATGCCAGCGGGCTCTTTACGAGAACTGGCGACAAGCACTCTCCCGGCGTTTTGTATTTTCGTTTAGATCCCCTGGGTAGTAGATGTGCTGCAGGTTATTTACAGCCAGAAGCCCACAATCTAAAAAAGCTCAGACAGGGAATTTTAGATAGCCCTAAGGCTTGGATTTCGCTTGAGAAGTCTCTAAAAAGAAAAGGCTATGAGCTGGATTATTCCAACACATTGGCCCGCATTCCGAGGGGCTTTAATGATGTCCCGCCAGAGGTTGAACGAGCAATCAAACTCAAGGGCTGGATTATTAGAAAGCAGTTGCCCAGATCAACGATTTGCTCTAAAGAGTTAATTAAAGAAGTCACTGGTTTTGCTAAAGATATGCTCCCCCTTCTTAGTTTTGGGTGGCATGCGTTGGCTAAATTTTCTGATTAA
- a CDS encoding DUF3106 domain-containing protein yields MISKKWVVGALFSVSVISLAGAAIPEPPNPLANINLTFDQRFEQMKQIDAALLKATPEERKAYWHQRRNQMKALSPEDRKLVQEKMKAQWQSITPEQKEKMKAERKAFFDGLTPEEQAEMKARRAKWDNMSPEEKQQRFKQPG; encoded by the coding sequence ATGATTTCTAAAAAATGGGTAGTTGGAGCGCTATTTAGTGTTTCTGTGATTTCCTTGGCTGGTGCTGCCATACCTGAGCCACCAAATCCTTTGGCCAACATCAATCTCACCTTTGATCAGCGCTTTGAGCAGATGAAGCAAATAGATGCTGCATTGCTGAAGGCAACACCAGAGGAGCGCAAAGCGTATTGGCATCAAAGGCGCAATCAAATGAAGGCCTTAAGTCCCGAAGATCGCAAGCTGGTTCAGGAAAAAATGAAGGCTCAATGGCAATCCATTACTCCTGAACAAAAAGAAAAAATGAAGGCCGAGAGAAAGGCTTTCTTTGATGGGCTAACACCCGAAGAGCAGGCAGAAATGAAAGCACGAAGAGCTAAATGGGACAACATGAGTCCTGAGGAAAAGCAGCAGCGGTTTAAACAACCGGGTTAG
- a CDS encoding sodium-dependent bicarbonate transport family permease, whose amino-acid sequence MNNFLDPAILFFVFGAFAGAVKSNLEIPQPIARFLSLYLLMALGLKGGFALHKSGFTLEIGLALGLAVFLAIIIPLMGYMVLRTKLNNYDAAAIAATYGSVSAVTFITATQALDQYGIAFGGHMAAAMALMESPAIILAILLANKARTSATNSTQSTSMSKILHESFTDGAQLLLLGSMLVGLVSGDSGQKIMAPFSIDLFKGMLAFFLLDMGLMAAKNFEGLKGKPPITLLYAIGAPLVHASIALALCKLLGLPLGDTVLLMVLAASASYIAVPAVLRHALPEVNPALYMGMSLGITFPFNIILGIPLYAYIAGLTY is encoded by the coding sequence ATGAATAATTTCTTGGATCCAGCAATTCTCTTTTTCGTCTTTGGTGCTTTTGCTGGTGCCGTTAAATCCAATCTAGAAATTCCTCAGCCCATTGCTAGATTTTTATCGCTCTACTTATTGATGGCTTTGGGTTTAAAGGGTGGTTTTGCCCTTCATAAATCAGGATTTACTCTTGAGATTGGTTTGGCGCTTGGGCTCGCTGTATTTTTGGCAATCATCATTCCTCTCATGGGATATATGGTTTTAAGAACCAAGCTCAATAACTATGATGCAGCCGCCATTGCAGCTACTTATGGTTCGGTTAGCGCCGTTACGTTTATTACTGCGACACAAGCGCTTGATCAATATGGCATTGCGTTTGGCGGACACATGGCTGCTGCAATGGCTTTGATGGAGTCACCGGCAATCATTCTGGCAATCTTGTTAGCGAATAAAGCGAGGACATCAGCCACGAATTCAACACAGTCGACAAGCATGTCCAAGATTCTTCATGAATCCTTTACTGATGGCGCGCAGCTACTCCTTTTAGGCTCGATGTTGGTTGGCTTAGTCAGTGGCGATAGTGGGCAAAAAATAATGGCCCCATTTTCAATCGATTTGTTCAAGGGAATGCTGGCCTTCTTCTTGCTCGACATGGGTTTGATGGCGGCTAAGAACTTTGAGGGATTAAAGGGTAAGCCACCCATTACTTTGCTTTATGCAATCGGCGCTCCTTTGGTTCATGCCTCTATTGCATTGGCACTTTGCAAGCTATTGGGCTTGCCATTGGGCGATACCGTCCTATTGATGGTGCTTGCTGCCAGCGCTTCTTATATTGCTGTGCCAGCAGTGTTAAGGCATGCGCTTCCAGAAGTAAACCCCGCCTTATATATGGGAATGTCATTGGGAATTACCTTCCCCTTCAATATCATTTTGGGCATTCCGCTTTACGCTTATATTGCAGGCCTAACTTACTAG
- a CDS encoding cation diffusion facilitator family transporter codes for MDKEIEDHESQTPAKQQAAKKSTLVSVVVNIGLTVSQVFAGIVSGSQGLIADGIHSATDLVADFVVLFANHHSAKDADEDHRYGHQRYETAASLFLGISLLAVGAGMLFKAGEKIVNPMPAGQIQILALYVALASLVAKELLFRYMLAVAQRVRSSMLVANAWHARSDAASSLVVSIGIVGALFGHPIFDAIGALVVGLMVAKMGWKFGWDALHDLMDRAVSEEEHRQIEDIIKSTEGVRGFHDLRTRKMGDMILVDVHIDVDANATVKVGHDIALNAGNQIKKKLPVLNVMTHIDPV; via the coding sequence ATGGACAAAGAAATAGAAGATCACGAATCACAAACGCCCGCTAAACAACAGGCTGCGAAGAAAAGCACATTAGTTAGTGTTGTTGTGAATATCGGCCTGACAGTTTCTCAGGTGTTTGCGGGCATTGTGTCTGGCTCACAGGGCTTGATTGCGGATGGCATTCACTCTGCGACAGATTTGGTCGCTGACTTCGTCGTACTCTTTGCTAATCATCATAGCGCCAAAGATGCAGATGAAGATCACCGCTATGGTCATCAACGATATGAAACCGCCGCCTCTCTATTTTTGGGAATTTCATTATTGGCTGTTGGTGCGGGCATGCTTTTTAAGGCCGGAGAAAAGATTGTCAATCCAATGCCGGCTGGACAAATCCAAATCCTAGCTTTATATGTTGCATTGGCCTCTTTGGTTGCAAAGGAGCTACTTTTTAGATACATGTTGGCAGTAGCGCAGCGTGTGCGATCTTCGATGTTGGTAGCTAATGCTTGGCACGCTAGATCGGATGCCGCTTCTTCATTAGTGGTTTCTATTGGTATTGTTGGTGCTTTATTTGGGCACCCAATCTTTGACGCTATTGGTGCTTTAGTAGTTGGCTTAATGGTGGCAAAAATGGGTTGGAAGTTTGGTTGGGATGCCCTGCATGACTTAATGGATAGGGCAGTATCAGAGGAAGAGCATCGTCAGATAGAGGACATTATTAAATCTACTGAGGGCGTTAGAGGCTTTCATGATCTACGAACTCGCAAGATGGGCGACATGATTTTGGTAGACGTTCATATCGATGTGGATGCCAATGCCACTGTCAAGGTTGGGCACGACATTGCCTTAAACGCGGGCAATCAAATCAAGAAAAAGTTGCCGGTGCTCAATGTCATGACGCACATCGATCCTGTATAG